The Microterricola viridarii genome segment CGCTCCGCCATCCCGAAGTCGGTGAGGCCGGAGCGGATCGCGGAGAACTTCGACGTGTTCGACTTCGAGCTCACGGCCGACGAGCTCGCGCGGATCGACGCGCTGGATACCGGAATCCGCGGCGGCCCCGAGCCCGAGAGGATCACCCTCGAGGCATTCGGCCGCCCGATCCCCGAGGCCTAATCCTGCCGCGCGGATGCCGCTCCGGCGTCATCCGGGTAAATGAGCACGAATCGCGTGAGGGCGTGGCCAGGCTCCGGCAGTCGCTCCCGCTCCGAATCGCTGGCACACCACATGCCCGGCATGCTCGTTTCAGAGATGATCACCTCAAGCCGGTTCCCCGCGCTCTCAGCCGTCAAGACGAGCCCACCGTCGGGCTCTTCAGAGGGGTTGCCGTCCTCATCCAGCCGCGGCTCAAGGGCGAATCCGGCGTCGGCCGCTGTCTCTTTCATCACCCGCAGCGCCTGAGCCCGGCCGTCGAACTCATGGAACGCCTCGTACCAGGGCGTGGTATTGTCGGGGCCTTGGCCGCCGTCGCCGTCGTCACAGATCGGATCGCCTCCGCCGCGCGCGATGGCGGCGCCGATGGCCTTCCCCTGCTCTTCGGCCGCGTTGGGCGCGAGGGCCGCGATGACGATCACGACGATGATCACCACGATGCCCAGGGCAATGGCGCCGCCTATGATGATGAGTGGCACCAGCACGGCGGCCTGGAGAGCGACGCGAACGCGGTTCCTCATCGGCGCACCGCCGTGTCGGCTCCGCCGGCCATCTTCCCGGCGCCTGAACGCGCGACCCTGAGCCCCAATACTCTCCCCACAACGACGCGCCAGTCGACCGGCCGAGCGCGCGGTGCGATGACCAGAGGGTGCCACAGGTTAGGCGCCGATCGCCACCCCCATTCCGAGTGCGCCGGGTCGGCCCGATCCACGTGCCGGCGGCAACGGCATCCGCCACGCCCTCCAGACATTCCCTGATATCTTGATATCGAGATAGGTTCGCCATACGCAACGCCAAGGAGCTGCCCACGATGACCAAGATCGTCTACACCTACACCGATGAGGCGCCGATGCTGGCGACACACTCGTTCTTCCCCGTCATCAGCGCCTTCGCCGGCACCGCGGGTGTCGAGCTCGAAACGCGTGACATCTCCCTCGCCGGCCGCATCCTGGCCGCGTTCCCCGAGAAGCTGAGCGCCGAGCAGCAGGTCGGCGATGCACTCGCCGAGCTGGGCGCGCTCGCCACCACGCCCGAGGCGAACATCATCAAGCTGCCGAACATCTCGGCGTCGCTGCCGCAGCTGAAGGCCGCAATCTCGGAGCTGCAGGCCAAGGGCTACGACATTCCGGATCACCCCGACGCCCCCGCGACGGATGCCGACAAGGACGTGCGCGCGCGCTACGACAAGATCAAGGGATCCGCGGTGAACCCGGTGCTTCGTGAGGGCAACTCCGACCGTCGCGCGCCGCTCTCGGTCAAGGAGTACGTGCGCAAGAACCCGCACCGCATGGGGGCGTGGGCAGCCGACTCCAAGACCAACGTCGCCACCATGGGACACGACGACTTCTTCTCCAACGAGAAGTCGGTTGTCATCGCCGACGACGACGTGCTGCGCATCGAGCACGTGAACGCGGCCGGCGAAGTCACCACCCTGCACCCCGGCGTGAAGGTGCTGCCGGGTGAGGTCATCGACGCCACATTCCTCAACGTCGCCAAGCTGCACGAGTTCCTCGCCGAGGCGATCGAGCGCGCCCGCGCCGAAGACGTGCTGTTCTCCGTGCACCTCAAGGCCACCATGATGAAGGTCTCCGACCCGATCATCTTCGGTCACGTCGTCCGCGCCTTCTTCCCGGCCGTGTTCGAGCAGTACGGCGCAGAGCTCCAGGCCGCGGGACTCACCCCCAACAACGGCCTCGGCAGCATCCTCGACGGGCTGGATGCCCTCGAGAACGGCGCCGAGATCCGCGCCGCGTTCGAGCAGGGGCTGAAGGACGGCCCGCGCCTGGCCATGGTCAACTCCGACAAGGGCATCACCAACCTGCACGTGCCGAGCGACGTGATCGTCGACGCCTCGATGCCGGCCATGATCCGCAGCTCCGGGCACATGTGGGGCGTCGACGGCGCCGAGCACGACACCATCGCCGTCATCCCCGACTCCAGCTACGCCGGCATCTACCAGGCCGTGATCGACGACTGCCGCGCCAACGGCGCGTACGACCCGACCACCATGGGCACCGTGCCGAACGTCGGCCTCATGGCACAGAAGGCCGAGGAGTACGGCTCGCACGACAAGACGTTCGAGCTCAGCGAGGCGGGCACCGTGCGCGTCGTCAACCAGGCAGGCGAGGCCCTGCTGGAGCACGCCGTGCAGGCCGGTGACATCTGGCGCGCCTGCCAGACCAAGGATGTCGCCATCCGCGACTGGGTGAAGCTCGCCGTCAACCGCGCCCGCGCGACCGGCACGCCCACCGTGTTCTGGCTCGACGAGAACCGCGCCCACGACGCCAACCTCATCGCCAAGGTCAACGCCTACCTGCCCGAGCACGACACGGCCGGCCTCGACATTCGGGTGCTCGCACCCGCCGCGGCCACCACGCTCTCGGTCGAGCGCATCCGTCGCGGCGAGGACACCATCTCGGTGACCGGCAACGTGCTGCGCGACTACAACACCGACCTGTTCCCGATTCTGGAGCTCGGCACCAGCGCCAAGATGCTCTCAATCGTGCCGCTGCTCAACGGCGGCGGTCTCTTCGAGACCGGCGCGGGCGGATCGGCCCCGAAGCACGTGCAGCAGCTCGTGGAGGAGAACTACCTGCGCTGGGACAGCCTGGGTGAGTTCCTCGCGCTGGCCGCCAGCTTCGAGCACTTCGCCGACGCCAACGACAACGCCAAGGCCCGTGTGCTCGGTGCGACCCTCGACCGCGCCACCGGCACCTTCCTGCTCGAGAACAAGTCGCCCGGCCGTGCCCTCGGCACGATCGACAACCGCGGCTCGCACTTCTTCCTCACCCTGTTCTGGGCCG includes the following:
- a CDS encoding NADP-dependent isocitrate dehydrogenase; the encoded protein is MTKIVYTYTDEAPMLATHSFFPVISAFAGTAGVELETRDISLAGRILAAFPEKLSAEQQVGDALAELGALATTPEANIIKLPNISASLPQLKAAISELQAKGYDIPDHPDAPATDADKDVRARYDKIKGSAVNPVLREGNSDRRAPLSVKEYVRKNPHRMGAWAADSKTNVATMGHDDFFSNEKSVVIADDDVLRIEHVNAAGEVTTLHPGVKVLPGEVIDATFLNVAKLHEFLAEAIERARAEDVLFSVHLKATMMKVSDPIIFGHVVRAFFPAVFEQYGAELQAAGLTPNNGLGSILDGLDALENGAEIRAAFEQGLKDGPRLAMVNSDKGITNLHVPSDVIVDASMPAMIRSSGHMWGVDGAEHDTIAVIPDSSYAGIYQAVIDDCRANGAYDPTTMGTVPNVGLMAQKAEEYGSHDKTFELSEAGTVRVVNQAGEALLEHAVQAGDIWRACQTKDVAIRDWVKLAVNRARATGTPTVFWLDENRAHDANLIAKVNAYLPEHDTAGLDIRVLAPAAATTLSVERIRRGEDTISVTGNVLRDYNTDLFPILELGTSAKMLSIVPLLNGGGLFETGAGGSAPKHVQQLVEENYLRWDSLGEFLALAASFEHFADANDNAKARVLGATLDRATGTFLLENKSPGRALGTIDNRGSHFFLTLFWAEELAKQTEDAELAAAFAPLAATLRANEQTIVDELIAVQGSPVDIGGYFKVDEAKTDAVMRPSTTFAEALASL